The Brassica napus cultivar Da-Ae chromosome C7, Da-Ae, whole genome shotgun sequence genome has a segment encoding these proteins:
- the LOC106410044 gene encoding reticulon-like protein B10: MCEEQIVVHRVLEKKEGRSVSGIGEIAAISPRSMDKKSHLLQSIGNASVADLVMWKNKRGGILLLGSATLFWILFEKCGYSFFPFVANIQLLVVVILFLWAKSAILFNRPMPELPNLEITEASLLMVADPLRLLINTLLSIARDIYVNRNAKQLFRVSVVLWTISLVGSFLNFFTILYLGIVLGMLIPILYERYQDHIDEKLSVTHRMIQTQFRKIDERLLQKLIAKPTSKIKKMQ; the protein is encoded by the exons ATGTGCGAAGAACAAATAGTTGTACACAGAGTTTTGGAAAAAAAGGAGGGTCGCTCAGTTTCTGGTATTGGTGAGATCGCTGCAATTTCTCCTCGTTCCATGGATAAAaaatctcatcttcttcaatctATCGGCAATGCCTCAG TCGCCGATTTGGTTATGTGGAAGAACAAACGCGGAGGGATTCTTCTGCTGGGATCAGCGACGTTGTTTTGGATCCTCTTCGAGAAATGTGGATACAGTTTCTTTCCCTTTGTGGCTAACATTCAGCTACTTGTCGTCGTTATACTCTTCCTCTGGGCCAAATCCGCCATTCTCTTCAATAG GCCTATGCCTGAGCTTCCTAATCTTGAAATCACTGAAGCATCTCTTCTTATGGTTGCTGATCCTTTACGGCTCTTGATCAATACTCTCCTCTCTATTGCTCGTGATATCTACGTTAACAGAAACGCCAAACAACTCTTTCGG GTTAGTGTTGTGTTGTGGACTATATCACTTGTTGGCAGTTTCTTAAACTTCTTCACAATACTCTATCTTG GTATTGTTCTCGGTATGTTGATTCCCATTCTGTACGAGAGGTACCAGGATCACATTGATGAGAAGCTATCTGTCACACATCGGATGATTCAAACACAATTCAGGAAGATTGACGAAAGATTACTACAGAAGCTCATTGCTAAGCCCACCAGCAAGATTAAGAAGATGCAATAG